Proteins from a single region of Paenibacillus sp. BIHB 4019:
- a CDS encoding LuxR C-terminal-related transcriptional regulator, with protein MIRSAKYLIPPARRSLVTRPQLTRKLEEGMETKLTLLSAQAGYGKTTALSEWARQCRASVAWVSLDKYDNDWGAFWSCVLASIRERLPLFGESIEFLLEQESAASIDFAVSAFLNELSSIRGDFVLILDDYHVIENAFVNESIRYMLEHLPPYFHLYIASRTELSFPTTRLLAKGEINVIRIEDMRFELEEGVVFFREMTNLSLSIRQISTLFEQTEGWVSGLQLAAITLKRSGNIAETIRQFSGQQRQISDYLLEEVFGHLSESLQEFLLATSVLSRVNGELCAAVTGQADSQVQLERLEQLNLFIIPLDEQRDWFRYHHLLSEFLQQLCARDYPELWRLSHHRAAVWHENEGLYEEAVEHYIRTGQAEDAVRIIDRIMPELLQSRSHVVRRWINALPESNFEHKPMFQLYRISQFLMDRDWEQGLRKAEQAERRFEAMKESIPEPEWKQLMGNLYYLNALFFRMQQNMPRALHYFERLEHYLPEGSSLQKASTKRYLGHEGFGDPLSLAVDLHEMEQFQLKLITMWGKKPNYPFVGYAYLSYSSLMHEWNRLDEAESYIGQALSRKDLRANVWTWIHLGLVSSRLKQALGREEEAIEWLTHLGSSVDSPDQPIIWKRIKAEQAWLYLLQGQRQKANDWLEQSGLSHSDEVSARYFEEYLVMVRVIAGNGRIEDALQLFEKLEQLAEKENRLRERIRLKILHSMVLRQSEEPQAALAPLAIALRLSEPLGYIRSYLDEGPQMVEMLADLLNQQQKTALTLLPLNYIRLLLDAVSRNPSPKSLSNEALTEKEEKVFELLAEGFIYKEIADQLNVTQDTVKFHLKNIYRKLRVNNRAEAIMRAKEYRKRV; from the coding sequence ATGATTCGCAGTGCCAAATATCTCATTCCCCCAGCGCGCAGATCTTTGGTGACTAGGCCGCAACTGACGCGCAAGCTTGAGGAAGGCATGGAGACCAAGCTGACTTTGCTATCGGCCCAGGCGGGCTACGGTAAAACGACAGCTTTAAGCGAATGGGCGAGGCAATGCCGAGCTTCAGTTGCCTGGGTCTCCCTGGATAAATACGATAACGATTGGGGCGCATTCTGGAGCTGCGTCTTAGCTTCCATACGAGAAAGACTGCCGCTGTTCGGGGAATCGATCGAATTCCTGCTTGAGCAAGAGTCTGCGGCTTCTATCGATTTCGCGGTATCGGCGTTTCTGAACGAGCTAAGCTCGATTCGCGGCGATTTTGTACTCATTCTGGACGACTATCACGTCATCGAGAATGCGTTCGTTAACGAGTCGATCCGATATATGCTTGAGCATCTGCCTCCGTACTTCCATCTCTATATCGCAAGCCGCACCGAGCTGTCTTTCCCCACGACCAGACTTCTTGCCAAGGGCGAGATCAACGTTATTCGAATAGAAGACATGCGATTCGAGTTGGAGGAGGGAGTTGTTTTCTTCCGAGAGATGACGAACTTATCGCTATCGATAAGGCAAATCTCTACGTTGTTTGAGCAGACGGAAGGTTGGGTAAGCGGACTTCAGCTTGCGGCTATCACACTCAAACGAAGCGGCAATATCGCCGAAACGATTCGCCAGTTCAGCGGCCAGCAGCGCCAAATCTCCGATTATTTATTGGAAGAAGTGTTCGGGCATCTGTCGGAATCCTTGCAGGAATTTCTGCTGGCTACCTCCGTTCTGAGCCGCGTGAACGGGGAGCTGTGCGCGGCGGTGACGGGACAAGCCGACAGCCAGGTCCAACTGGAGCGGTTGGAGCAACTAAATTTGTTCATTATTCCGCTGGATGAGCAGCGCGATTGGTTCCGCTATCATCATCTGTTGTCCGAGTTCTTGCAGCAGCTGTGCGCTAGGGACTACCCGGAACTGTGGAGACTTTCCCATCATCGGGCTGCGGTCTGGCATGAGAACGAGGGGCTCTATGAAGAAGCGGTGGAGCATTATATTAGGACAGGACAGGCAGAGGATGCCGTCCGGATTATCGACCGCATCATGCCGGAACTCTTACAATCGAGGAGCCACGTGGTTCGAAGATGGATTAATGCCTTGCCGGAGAGCAACTTTGAACACAAGCCGATGTTTCAGCTGTACCGCATCTCGCAGTTCCTGATGGATCGGGATTGGGAGCAAGGACTGCGTAAGGCCGAGCAAGCGGAGAGACGGTTCGAAGCCATGAAGGAGTCCATCCCTGAGCCGGAATGGAAGCAACTGATGGGCAATCTCTATTACTTAAATGCACTCTTCTTCCGAATGCAGCAGAATATGCCGAGAGCCCTTCATTATTTTGAACGGTTGGAGCATTATTTGCCAGAAGGGAGCAGCCTCCAGAAAGCCTCGACCAAACGGTACTTAGGTCACGAAGGATTCGGGGATCCGCTCTCGCTGGCCGTCGATCTGCACGAGATGGAACAATTCCAGCTTAAGCTGATAACGATGTGGGGGAAGAAACCGAACTATCCCTTTGTCGGCTACGCGTATCTATCCTATAGTTCGCTTATGCACGAGTGGAATCGGTTGGACGAAGCGGAGTCGTATATTGGACAAGCGCTCAGCCGAAAGGATCTTCGTGCCAACGTATGGACTTGGATTCATTTGGGCCTGGTGTCATCCCGACTCAAGCAGGCTCTCGGAAGAGAGGAGGAAGCAATCGAATGGCTTACCCATCTCGGTTCGAGCGTCGACTCGCCGGATCAGCCTATTATTTGGAAAAGAATCAAGGCGGAGCAAGCCTGGCTGTATCTGCTTCAAGGGCAGCGTCAGAAGGCAAACGATTGGCTCGAACAGAGTGGATTGTCGCATTCGGACGAGGTTTCGGCCCGGTATTTCGAAGAGTATCTAGTAATGGTCAGGGTGATTGCGGGTAATGGACGGATCGAGGATGCGCTGCAATTGTTTGAGAAGCTGGAGCAACTTGCGGAAAAGGAAAATCGTCTGCGAGAACGGATCAGGCTGAAAATCTTGCATAGCATGGTACTTCGGCAATCCGAGGAGCCCCAAGCAGCCCTTGCGCCGCTGGCTATTGCCTTGAGGCTCTCGGAACCGTTGGGCTACATCCGCAGCTATCTTGATGAAGGCCCTCAGATGGTCGAGATGCTTGCCGATCTTCTGAATCAACAGCAAAAGACAGCATTGACATTGTTGCCCTTGAACTATATCCGTCTGCTTCTCGACGCTGTGAGCAGAAATCCGTCTCCTAAATCTTTGTCTAATGAGGCTCTGACCGAGAAGGAAGAGAAGGTGTTTGAATTGCTTGCGGAGGGATTCATTTATAAGGAAATTGCCGATCAATTGAATGTCACTCAAGATACGGTGAAGTTCCATTTGAAGAACATTTATCGCAAGTTAAGGGTAAATAACCGGGCTGAGGCAATCATGCGAGCCAAGGAATATAGGAAACGAGTTTGA
- a CDS encoding VOC family protein, which translates to MSAIGPDFISLQVSNLEGSAEFYQNYLGLVRSQAGPPHAVVFETKPIAFALRDLMPGIELGSGTQPGLGVALWLYAPDTQEIHDKLTAAGVKITSAPINGPFGRTFTFADPDGYLVTLHSKA; encoded by the coding sequence ATGTCAGCAATTGGACCCGACTTTATTTCACTTCAAGTGAGCAATCTTGAAGGCTCTGCTGAATTCTATCAAAACTATCTTGGACTCGTCCGCTCACAGGCGGGACCACCTCATGCTGTGGTCTTTGAAACAAAACCTATTGCATTTGCTCTTCGTGACCTAATGCCAGGAATAGAGCTCGGTTCAGGTACTCAGCCTGGACTTGGTGTCGCTCTGTGGCTTTATGCCCCTGATACGCAAGAAATTCACGACAAGCTGACTGCAGCAGGCGTGAAAATTACATCCGCACCAATAAATGGACCATTCGGGCGAACCTTTACATTTGCCGACCCAGACGGTTACCTAGTTACCCTGCACAGTAAAGCCTAA